A genomic segment from bacterium encodes:
- the hemB gene encoding porphobilinogen synthase: protein MYFPQYRPRRLRQNENFRRLICETTLSVDDLIMPYFVVHGKGIRQEIPSMPGNFHLSVDELLKEVEQIVSLNIPAILLFGLAARKDEFGSEAYSESGIIQQAVRVIKEKVKEILIITDVCLCEYTSSGHCGMVKGGKILNDPTLDLLAKISLSHVKAGADMVAPSDMMDGRVGAIRKALDENGYTDVPIMSYAVKYASSFYAPFREAAQSTPEFGDRKSYQMNIANVNEAVREAKLDIEEGADIIMVKPALSYLDVIYRVKSKFHYPVAAYNVSGEFAMIKSAADKGLIDEKKVVLEVLTSIKRAGADMILTYFAKDVAKWITDGK from the coding sequence ATGTATTTCCCGCAATATCGGCCAAGAAGATTAAGACAGAATGAAAATTTCAGAAGACTGATTTGTGAAACAACATTATCTGTTGATGACCTGATTATGCCTTATTTTGTTGTTCATGGAAAAGGAATAAGACAGGAAATTCCATCAATGCCGGGTAACTTTCATCTCTCGGTAGATGAATTGCTCAAAGAAGTAGAACAAATCGTTAGTTTAAATATCCCGGCTATTCTATTATTTGGCTTAGCGGCAAGAAAAGATGAATTTGGTTCAGAGGCTTATTCAGAAAGTGGAATTATTCAGCAGGCGGTCAGGGTTATCAAAGAGAAGGTAAAGGAGATACTGATTATCACCGATGTCTGCCTCTGTGAATATACCTCATCCGGGCATTGCGGGATGGTAAAAGGTGGCAAGATTCTCAATGATCCAACTTTAGACCTTTTAGCTAAAATTTCATTATCACATGTCAAGGCAGGTGCAGATATGGTTGCTCCTTCAGATATGATGGATGGTCGAGTTGGAGCTATCCGCAAAGCGTTAGATGAAAATGGCTACACAGATGTCCCGATTATGTCTTATGCGGTGAAATATGCCTCTTCTTTTTATGCCCCATTTCGTGAAGCCGCTCAATCTACACCTGAATTTGGCGATAGGAAATCATATCAAATGAATATTGCTAATGTCAATGAGGCAGTAAGAGAAGCAAAATTGGATATAGAGGAAGGCGCAGATATAATTATGGTCAAACCTGCCTTATCTTACCTTGATGTCATCTATCGTGTCAAGTCCAAATTCCATTATCCAGTCGCCGCTTACAATGTGAGTGGCGAATTTGCAATGATTAAATCCGCCGCAGATAAAGGATTGATTGATGAAAAAAAGGTTGTGTTAGAGGTATTAACCTCAATCAAACGCGCCGGGGCAGATATGATATTGACTTATTTTGCTAAGGATGTTGCAAAATGGATAACGGATGGGAAGTAA